atattttttaaccttttattGGTGCTTTATTACTTAAAATAgaggagggaaaaaaattaatataaagatGTTATGCATTTTCAAGAAGGTGCAAAAAGAGTATAAGTGTAACTAAAAATTGGCAATGAAATATGCTTGTTAAAAGAACAATGGAAAGGTAGGTAGCACCAATTCACCTATCTTTAAAAACATTGCTTCTTTTAGtatgttctttttgtaattttaaatttccttttgtttataGAGTTTTCCAAACTTttcaattaaagtctaatttttatttctcaaacacatttcttagttttccttttttccttaacttactttatttatttatttatttattttatcaaagaTCATagactaaaaaagaaattatgaatgTGATTGAGAATGGAGGGCTAGGGTCAAGTTGAGTAAGCACAACCACATGTGACTCTCCAGCCACCACATCAATAATGGTTCAATTGTGAGATCTCACCATGATCAGATGTTGTACACATTACTCCCATGTTGGGAAATATATTAAGTCCCACCCAAATCACATCGTTGGTCAGGCCGCCACCACTACTACCACTTAAAAGAGCTATAATCGGGAATTGAGAAAGTTATATAGACTCTTCTCTAGTCTACACCCCATGGCTGAATAGTTTGTGCCTCCTTCTTTTAGTGGCTAACAACAATATCAACTACCACCAAGGTTTCAATTTGTATATTGGGTTTCAAGCTAACAACTTGATTATGCAATGTGAATAACGAAATGGATTTGTTAATGGAAACATAGGTCGATGATAATATTATATAGTTGTGtggaaatatattattttattatttgtgcaTGATTTTAATGTAGGTCAGCCCAACAAATTTTGGAGCCCAAGGCGATAAGCCAATAACTTAAAGTAagaaattttcttaaatatttatttaattactaataagtttttgtattcaagttccAATAAttcttctctaaaaaaaacttcactaataatttttttccccaatgcATAATCCAACATATTcacttaatctttctttaacacaataggattttattaattttaatttaaaaaattttatttctatagaCGCAATTGTAAAGAGTATTATTAGTTAAACTTTTTGTTATAAGTGATAATTGCATATGAACTAAAATTTATCCTCTTATATAATTTAGTGCATTGGTTGAAGTATTTTAATCTTTTcgtaaaaccttttttttaaaaaacttttagttTTACAAATAGATTTAAGCtatcaatatcaaaataaatatcatatttagGAAAACATTTGagattaagaaaatattttttcaaactatCATTAtgtagattttaatttttcgaAATTAAACAAAGATAAAAGGAGAACAATGAAACATGATACAATGATACACTaattgatgagagagagaacctAAGTAGTTTTGGAGTAGTGTTCTCACAAAATAGGTGGACCCCACACTGAAGCCCCCAAATAGCACTTCtcataaaataataactaattAGCTCCGTACTATCTTTATTGACATAAATGTTTCGTCacaaataaagaataaagaattagCCAAAGAAATTTGGCGTAACACTGTTTGAATATGGCTTTTTAAATGCCGAGTGcttgttataaaattaaaagataagtGGTTGCTTATTTCCTTTCGTTTGAAAccatatttttaatgaaatgtttAGTCGTCGACAAAATGCGTTAATGACGGCGATAATTCGTCGTAAAAGGTGGTACTTACGATTATCAAAGCAAGCAATAATCTAAActtacaagtatttttttttatttatttcaaatcaATATTGATTGAGTTTTCCCTCAGAAAACTTCATGCCAAACGGCAGAGAGGACTGAGGAACCCCATCTTacgtttttttaaaaataattaataataataagaagaagaagcttcTAGTGTAGGTGGTACTGACCTTGTTTTCCCCAcacattttcatccttttttttaattttattttatatcttcgtgATCACCCTATTCTTCTCTCAACTAAACAAATCATGGTAGGATAGTGTTTGAGTTGTAATCTAgtaaattaacaattttaattcattattaaAACTATTAGTGTCAACATTATCaagttaaaatattaatcaCGTACATGCATCATGCAATGAcaatatttatgtaaaaaatcctccatttttgaagagaaaaacaaCCGGATAAACTTCAAATAAATCTACTATTATAAAATCTAGCTATTACAATAACCTTCTCATGACCAAATTTATCTCACTTGTATGTGCCTCATggttaaatctttttttattttttattctcacatACACTCACTAGGTTCACtatggtttctttttctttcactaTGCTCACACTAGGGCGacacatttttcattttctttttcctctttctctctctcaccggTAACACTCTTGGCtgctctctactctctctctctctctctttttctgctCCTTGGCtgtctcttatatatatatatatatatatattgttttcatGCTCAATTCTACGATATTGCTTCTCTATTTTTAGGGGAGAACACTTGAACCAAAGGTCCAAaaccatcaaattttttttggcactCTTTATCTATAAGATTCAATTCCTATTTTCTCTTTAAACAAATTCATTCTTTATTTAATAAGCAATAAGCTTTCCTTTCATACAAGGAAACCCACAAAATAACCaaattgatttttcattattgaataaaataaaaataaaatcaagtaaaataaaaactcaatcAACTATTCAAGTCATAATAAGAAtctgaggttttttttttttttttttagctcaaaGAAATTGAGGTAATTTAGATAGGggatatatatttatagattaAAGAATGTTAGTGCACCTGCTTTCTTGTCCTATTTCAGTTTGGTGTTAATTATCTATCAATGTAGTGACGCACGTCACTCACCTCATCTTACgcatttttctttctccaagTTTAATTTAACAGAATAAAAGCgattgagacttgagagtgagACAAATAAGAAGGCTTGGAAAtttatggggttttttttttttttcgtggatattaagatttatttatttttattttattttattcgtCGATGTTGGGGTTTACCGTACTAGCTTGCAAGCCACTTGGTTAGAGCATCAGCATTGAATGAGCCAAACCTCTTATCTATGCCAAATTCCAAAGTAGTATACCATTAAGGCCCAAAAGAGAGCTTCATTAAATGTTGCGTTTTGTAACAATTGCAAAACAAAATACCATGGAGCTACAGTgtgattctaaatgtagaatcgcaCAATAGCTCAAtggtaaattaaaaataaataaaaaactattttttattcggTTTATCTTTTCTCTCCTCTCGCTGCagatcaaaattttcattatctttctctctctttctttctactatCTCTTCTTcctgctctctcttcttcaacggCATGGAGGCAACGACGTGGAGGCTCGATCAACTTCTGTGGTGGAGGCGTGGAGGTCGTGAGTTTGTTCATGGGTTTCTGGCATgggtttgttcatgggttttcGGCGTTTGGGTCGGATTTGGGTTGACGTTTAGCGTTTGGGTTGGCGTTTGGGGGAATTGTTCTGATGGGTTTGCTGAGTTTGATgatagattttgattttggattttgattcgGTTGGATTTTGCTCAGCGAAGGTGGGTGGTGTGACCGAGAACAGTGGAGATCAGCGTGGGTTTTGAAGAGATCGGCGTAGGTGTTGACAATGGTGGAGATTGATGGGTGGCAAGATCGGTGGAGCTGTGGTGGCTGTGGCATTGTGATTGgcgtgatggttttttttttttttttttcagtttcacCGATttgggttgatatggatgaATGATGATGGAGGAGTTGTGTGGAGGAGTTGGGTTGATTTGGATGATGGATGAGGAGTTTAGAAGAAGgtgaaaaataaagtaatgGAGGATTCTGGAAGGAGgataaaattgggaaaaaataaaaaactaacaattatattttattgtgaagatatattattttaatgagtagaaaagaaaaataaaagttaggatgTTAGGTGtattgaaaaatggtattgtataattgataaagtagtttttttttatggtaaaataggatagaattgagATAAATGAATGCTGATGATCTTACACCTTCAAGCCCAATCATATCCCATCCCCATAGCTTTTCATCCTTTTTAATATCTTCATGATCACTAGTTTCTTCTCTCGCCTAACTCCATTTCAACTTTTCTAGTTTAATTACTTTACTCTAATAGACCACAAAGAGTATTGTAGTTCAACTAACacttcttaatatttttaatgaaaactttCATGATTTACATCCTCATTCCTTCAActatcaaattttgaaaaacaaaatctagCATATCATGCAAGAGAGCTTATACTTAAAACCGAGCTTAGTGAAATGACTAAGCTTGGtaaagagttttaaaaatcacaataattcaagaaagattaaaaaatcaagagaagtAGAATAACCACTGTTTCAAGAAATAATATAacagagaataataaaaattttatagaaaataatatgataatgaaaaaagtttaataaaaaagtaataactcTAAATTATCCAAGTGATGTTatgcaataaaataacattatattcttatatattatctttataatgcaatatgataacatttttgaaatcaaagagaatgaaaagataaaaacttaaaaacacaaaacttaattacatcaacccaaagtagagtttcaaataatacaaaaattcatcaacctaaagtagagatgcaggaaaaatatataataaaaaaatccaccaaaaatgaaaaaacaaaatatgagagagagagagagagagagagagagagagagagaaataaccttttgtgtgtgaaaaaaatatgaatagaatttaaaaaaaaaaaaaaaggaattgtaaatttatattaagaTGAGGGGaatgaaaaaagcaaaaaaataaaagaagataaagagaTAGAAGAAAAGTACTAATATTAAGGTAGATAGTAGTGAGGAGATGAACCTCACTACTATTGTAGTAAAAGAAAAGTGATATAGGAAGTTATGTACCAAAAAcaatggaaattttttatagaaccTTTTTAGAATGTAAAATATATGTTTCTCACCATTTGATTCCTACGTTATGAACTTACCAACTTTTGATTTGGCCTTATTCGTGCATAATTGTTTTTCTAAGTGTCCACTTATATATTATGACTTGTTGGatagctttttttaaaaaacaaatttatttactattttttaagaCCTCATTTTTTCAAGTTATAATTGATGAAAACCTTACTAAAAtgaatcttcttttttttttttttttgaaaaaaaaaaaaattaattccaaATGAATACTAAGAATAATTAAAGAGAGGAGGGGTGAATAAAGTTCAAACACACCTTATGCTAGGAgatatataatttaaacaacGAACATATTCTTACATATTGTGTGAGTGTAAATGACAAATTTGTGTCACTTTACATGATTCAAacaattagattaggattattgtgcaaacaaaaaattggtattgtGTAGAAGATCTATTTATGATGTCTTTCTTAGttgaaaaaatagaagatataTCTGTTTTTTAAAACCTCTTATGAGTACTTTATCACTTGAAATAGTGAAGGAAACCAaagattaataataaaaaaaaatgttatgaatttgcGAGGTGTAGAAATAGTATAAGGTTTCAtgaagtaatttttattttttaagatcaATTCAAACTTAAGGACTTAGGCTCCttgaaatattttatggtaTTAGAAGTTGCTAGGTCTTCTAAAGAGATCTCattatgtcaaagaaaatatttcCGGGAAATACATGCAGAAGCTGGTTCATTGGGTCCAAGAGCTTTAAAAGGAACATAAGTTCAAACtatatgataatgatgatgaaggAAGCCAAAAATCCATCCATGAATAGAAGAATGGCTGAAAATTACTTTATCTTATATTAACACGACTTGACTATTGTCCATCTCTGTAGAAGTATGGTTGGAAAATTACTCTATGTTATATGACTTGAACTACAGTGTGTATGGCCTCAGTGAATTCATGGACAAACCTAGGTTATTGCCTTACTAAATGCAGCTTATAGAGTTTACAATACTTACGTCCAGGGCAAGGTTTGTTCTTTGATACAGAATCTAAGTTACATACTTTTCAGATTCTGATTGGGTAAGTTGCCTAGATACAAGGAAGTCTCAGGTTATTGTGTCTTTATTGGAAATTCTTTAGTCTCTAGCAGAACAAAGAAACAATAAACAATTTCCAGAAAATCAGCTAATGGCCAATACTCATCAGCTAATTGCAAATTCAGTGTGTGAAGTAGCATGGTTGGTTCTCTGTTGAATGATTTCAAAATTCCTCACTCACAGGCCGTTTTGTTGTATTGTAATAGTCAAGGAGCTTTATATTTAGCTGCAGACCTTTTTTTCCATGAAAGAAGAAAGCATATACAAATAGACTGTCATTTTATCCGAGAAAGAATACAAAGTTAACACCAAGTTTATCTGTATGGTTATTTAGCTACATGATATGCGTACAGATTTAATTAGTCTTGCTGATAAGGTGTTAGTTCATTATTATTACAAGTCAAATCGGTTGTTAGGAGTTTGTTAGAATTcgtttaatttttctttgtatttcaTTTCGTAGCTTatagaaatttcaatttcaatttcttcttaTGACACTTCTATCTACTAACCCCAATCATGTTAGGATAGGACATAGCCGACATACATATTTTTCTCCAATTGATTATATATGGGATTTGAAGAGACTATATATATGCAAACTTAGTtacataacatttttaataagtaatgtGATACACATAAATATTCTTATAAATCATCAAGTAGTGCATTGATagagattttttaataaataatatgatttgcttaaataatacatataaatatttttataaatcacCGATTAGTGAATTGAAGGAGATTATTCTAAAAGTCTAGGAGGTAAacattttctaattaaaaaaaaaattaaaatgcaaaactgattctctaactttctttaaatttcatttcagtcctttaactttgttttcattcatttcagtcctctaagttttagatttatttaattaaggtatttttgttaacttttgttaaaagtttttgaaaaaaaaaatctcaaaaatatatttcaatcattaattgaattttttttaatttataaaaatttgaagaaaaatttataaaattgaaaaattaaccacaacatataaccaaagttgatgaaaaatccttaattgaataaatttgaaagttaaaggattgaaataaacaaaaacaaaattaaaagactgaaatgaaatttaaaaaaaacttaaaaagtcagttttatatattaccaacaaaaaaaaaaatgataaaagcaCTGCTTTCTTGTCCTATTTCAGTTTGgcatttatctatttatttatgcCAAATTTCAGTATGACTGTGTGACGAACCTCATCTTCGgcacttttttttcctccattttaATTTAGCAGAATAagcaattgaaaatttgaaagtgacacgaattaaaaaaaaaaaaaaaaaaaaaaaaagctccaaGTTTTAACCACTAATCCACTAttaaggtttattttattttcttcgcggatattaagattaattttatttttattttattttattcgtGGATATTAAggttaatttaaattttattttattcgtgaataaaaaaaaggttttactGTTTCAGCTTGCAAACCGCTATTGACCGGGTTTGCCCTCGGGAAACTTCCAATTATTTTAGCTAACATTGATACAAATTACACTCTGCGACCGAACCTCACTGGAAATTCCCTACGGTCTATATTCAAAACTTCCAATAGTTTTGTTTTACgattaatcaattaaattacCTCAGGTCGTGCTTTAGGTGGGGTATCAActagcttcttttttcttttcttttttttttaaattttaaagaatgaCTAGTTCTCTGCCTATTGGTCCTATTTtaatttggtatttctctaTCCTTCTCTCCGGCGGCAATGAGATACAATATCTTCCTCTGcttcttttatattttcttcttatttttcttccattttttagTGTCCTTTCAATTATAGAAAAAGTCAACGATCAAGTCCGAATTGTCTCAATGAAGTTAAGACTTGGAATTAGGAAGGTGGTTTTATTGTTAGCTGTGTGCAGCAGCACCAACTTTTGTTCTATTGCTTCTTagccacttaattttttttttttttttaatgcatgtgTCTATTGCTAAACAAggacaaaaatatttatttttaatttttaaagggccagattttttttttttttttagcaaaattagttgattgagcttaatttttttagctttattattgatagtttttgttgttgggttattttttttttttagggcttgtatattttgttttaaattctagatatgtagatttttttatggtctttaaaaggaggaaaatattagagttataaattttttataaattgttgatattgtgaatgtttattgataagtaaaatatAGTGTAAATGATAGGCCCAGAtactaattattaaaaatttattattttaataatttgtaaataagCTTGTGCCTATAGCATTACTTTTAAGagaattaataatatttcttcaTCCTAGTTTTAGCGTGCTAGTTACCACctaattgatagtttatgttttttttttttattttttttttttatgaagcaGGTTCCAACTGCCACTTGTTAATTTGGTTAAACAAAAAGGTCCTGGTCCTGGCAGTTACCACCCAAttggtaggtttttttttttttttttttttttttttttttttttttgttgttgttgttggtagCAGGTTCCGACTGCCACTTGTTAATTTGGTTAAACAAAAAGGTCCGTGCATGGTCCTGGCAGTCGCATTTctgcttgttttctttttcttaattttttggcaaggatcaatttttaaaaatttataatatgacACAAGTACATCACCTTAAATGAAGTGGTTGTGGTTTCTAGCTATCCACATGCTACCGGAAATTATATACTGGGCTTAGGACCGTTGACTGACTTTTCTCTTAGTAGACATACTTATTTAAGTTACGTAGATTTATAGTACTATCAGAAATCTCAATCTCAATACCAAAGTTTCAATCATGATTGTTGACAAGCTCACGATCAAACATTTCCTATTTCCACAGCTTCTCATCCTCGTTTATCTCTTTATGATCACTAATTTCTTCTATCTACTAACCTCATTTACATTTACAAGTGCTATATCCTTCGACTTCACTAGTTTTAGTGACACAGACACAAACATATCATATGAGAGAGCTTACCCTGACCTTGATAACCAAGCCATCCAACTCACGGGCAACAAACTCACAAATCTGGTGGTGGGTCGAGCCACTTATTTCAAACCCATGCACCTTTGGGACAAGACCTCCGGAAGCCTCACAGATTTCACAACCCATTTTTCCTTTGTCATTGATTCACATAATCAACCTAAATTTGCTGACGGGCTGGCCTTCTTCCTCTCACCTAACGATTCCAAGATTCCTATGGGTGCCTATGGTCGCGTTTTGGGTCTTACTAcctgttggagcattttaatattaaataattaaaatgaataaatgtgataaaataaatgtaaagatgtgggagtgaatgtgaaagatgaggagttagtgaaaaatgtttaatcccacattgaaaaggagagagactattttgttctttttaattgtggtgattaatgggctaacatgaattgtctcaaatattaggccagatacgtgcgcaagggggaggtgaagggtggtgaatctccttaaagagagcgagtgtcgcGCCTCAGTCCAGATAGTGCTgtgtaatttctctctttaaattaataaaaattcagatgtgtaatttctctctttaaattaataaaaattcagaactattattcagtttctctttgtgtatttccattatcattgtgtttgcaccaacactACCCAAGCTGAGGCATTAAACTCGGTGACTAATCCTTTTGTTGCAGTGGAGTTCGATATCTGGTCCAATTTCGAATGGGATCCGGAGGGGGAACATGTAGGTATTGATATTAACTCCATGAAATCTGTTGCTAATGTGTCATGGTTTAGTAATATTACTATAATGGAAGGAAGAAGAAATGAAGCTTGGATTAGTTACAATTCTAGTTCATATAATTTGAGTGTTGTCTTCACTGGTTTTGAAAACAATCGTACTAAATTCCAAACACTTTCTCATATTGTTGATTTGAGAAATCTCCTTCCCGAATGGGTTACTTTTGGATTCTCAGCCGCAACAGGAGCAGAAGGCTGCGCAATACATACTATTTATACTTGGAATTTTAGTTCAAGTTTGGAAATTGATAATAACATTATTAGCCCAGAAGGTCCCAGTCCGGCCCCCTCCTCTAAGAAAAGGAACACAACTAGGTTAGTTGTGAAGTTCAGTGTTGGTGgatttattttagttggtgggTCGGCCATGATTCTGTTTGCCTTGTGGAAGATGAATAGGAGGCATAAAGAAGATGATCATGCCCTTGATGAAGAATTTAAAAAGGGAACAGGTCCTAGGAGGTTTTCATACAATGAATTGGCTCATGCGACAAATGATTTCAATGACAAAGAAAAGCTAGGCCAAGGAGGATTTGGTGGGGTCTATAGGGGATTTTTAAGGGACTTAGACTCCATTGTTGCTATTAAAAGAGTATCAGAGGGGTCTAGACAAGGAATAAGGGAGTATGCATCAGAAGTAAAAATCATCAGTCAATTAAGACACAAGAATTTAGTGCAACTCATTGGATGGTGCCACGAAAGAAGTAGAGGACACCTATTACTTGTACAAGACTTAGCTTCAGCCTTGCTTTACTTGCACGAAGGATGGGAACGTTGTGTGTTGCATAGAGATATAAAATCAAGCAACATTATGCTTGATTCGAATTTCAATGCCAAACTTGGGGATTTTGGATTAGCTAGGCTTGTGGACCATGTTAGTGCATCACAAATTACTGATTTGGCAGGCACCAAGGGCTATATGGATCCAGAATGTGTTACAACTCGTAGGGCAAGTAAGAAATCAGATGTATACAGTTTTGGAATTGTTGCATTGGAGTTGGCCTGTGGAAGAAAACCAGTCGACCACAAGGCCACAGAAGATCAAATAGTCATGTTGGACTGGGTTAGGGTGCTCTATGAAAAAGGAGAGACTCTTAGTGCAGTTGACCAAAGGCTAGGTGGATGTTTTGATGAGCAACAAATGAAGTGCTTGTTGATCGTAGGGCTTTGGTGTGCTCACTCCAAATGCGATCGTAGGCCTTCAATAAGGGAAGTAGTTCAGGTGCTCGATTTTGAAGCTTCGTTGCCTCTTCTCCAATTAGATAGCCCTGGACCATCATGTTGTACTCCAGCAGTGAATGAAGCTACATCTTTTCTTTCAACGTCCAATGGTGCTACTGATTCtaagggatgaaaaacaaaatccattttCAAGCTTAGCTACAATACCTATTCCACAGAGTTTAATCACTCTTTGTTGCTTATCCATTTGCATTGTTTTGGttgttagaagttaaacttgTTTTAATTGAACTTTTATTAAAAGTAAGAGTGTTGTATATCAAATTAGTGTGGAATAAATGTGGGGGagtttattgaaaataaaaatatgtgttcTTCTCAGTCTTACATCTAATTTGTGGATTATTATTGATGGGTTAGGTGTTCTTTTTTACTCATTGTACATTTTCTGTGTCCAATGATGCTACTAGTTCCATTGGAACACAACCCAAATTTAAGCTATAGCTCACAGTTTAAACCATTTTATACTGCTTCTCCACGGCATTGCTTTAGTTGTTATAATTTAAACTCGTTTTGTTTAAACATTTATAAGAGTAAGAGTTTATGTATTGAATGAGTATGAAATAAATAGAATTGATTTAGGACACTAGCGTTCGTTTATCACCTGCAATGCTCAACCCACACGTTGCACATATTAGGGAATGACAAAAATCGAACTGCAAATTGCATTCTTATTGAATGAGTACGAAGTTaactttttttatcttttcacttttctcttcaactaaaaaaatgagttttgcATCCGTCTACTTTTTCATTCTCCTAATTTTCATTCCCATCAAGTGTgttaaatgccaaatattttgcatttgacacaccaaactctaaaaaattactttcatCAAGTATTTTAAATATCATAATACTTGGCATTGATGAACAGTacaatctcaaatttgagaccacattgttcacaaattgtaaaacttgtattatttttttattcaggtGGGGCTTGCTTTCTTTTCAAGGagagtgaaaaataataaaaaatgaataaaaatatttaaaaagaatatttaaataaagttgtaaaaaaaaaaaaaaatagaatgtttgacgtttggtatattgtaaaagtagtgttttgaaattgtaaatgctaaaatttttacaattgttgatgagaatgctcttatgATGTCTTTCTCAGTTAAAAATAGAAGatattatgatatatttttacctCTTATTAGTACTTTATCTCTTAAAATAGTAGAGTTTGTGAGAAGAAGCATAAACAATATAAGCACCTATATGTTCGTGTGGTGGAGATTTGGTGGAGGATATGCTTGTGAAATGGTCCAAAGGACAATGAAAAGGTGGTAACACCAATGTCACCTCTTTGGTCATAGTGAAGCCAAAAAGTTGGTCTGTTTAGATTGTTCACTTTGTCTGCAGTGTTCTCAAGGTGTGTGTTGTATttcctaaaagaaaataattcaaatttttcaatcaaagttttaatatttatttttcaagcacgttttttatttttattt
This portion of the Castanea sativa cultivar Marrone di Chiusa Pesio chromosome 7, ASM4071231v1 genome encodes:
- the LOC142642250 gene encoding L-type lectin-domain containing receptor kinase IX.1-like, with amino-acid sequence MIVDKLTIKHFLFPQLLILVYLFMITNFFYLLTSFTFTSAISFDFTSFSDTDTNISYERAYPDLDNQAIQLTGNKLTNLVVGRATYFKPMHLWDKTSGSLTDFTTHFSFVIDSHNQPKFADGLAFFLSPNDSKIPMGAYGRVLGLTTSEALNSVTNPFVAVEFDIWSNFEWDPEGEHVGIDINSMKSVANVSWFSNITIMEGRRNEAWISYNSSSYNLSVVFTGFENNRTKFQTLSHIVDLRNLLPEWVTFGFSAATGAEGCAIHTIYTWNFSSSLEIDNNIISPEGPSPAPSSKKRNTTRLVVKFSVGGFILVGGSAMILFALWKMNRRHKEDDHALDEEFKKGTGPRRFSYNELAHATNDFNDKEKLGQGGFGGVYRGFLRDLDSIVAIKRVSEGSRQGIREYASEVKIISQLRHKNLVQLIGWCHERSRGHLLLVQDLASALLYLHEGWERCVLHRDIKSSNIMLDSNFNAKLGDFGLARLVDHVSASQITDLAGTKGYMDPECVTTRRASKKSDVYSFGIVALELACGRKPVDHKATEDQIVMLDWVRVLYEKGETLSAVDQRLGGCFDEQQMKCLLIVGLWCAHSKCDRRPSIREVVQVLDFEASLPLLQLDSPGPSCCTPAVNEATSFLSTSNGATDSKG